Proteins encoded within one genomic window of Bacillota bacterium:
- a CDS encoding plasmid pRiA4b ORF-3 family protein has translation MIENHDQESPFLLKASGQTPPEDVGGVMGFTNFREIMSNPEHPEYEEMKEWSLYWSPDLEEWKQRPRLILL, from the coding sequence GTGATCGAAAACCATGACCAGGAATCACCCTTTTTGCTGAAAGCAAGTGGTCAAACACCACCCGAGGATGTGGGTGGCGTGATGGGATTTACCAACTTCCGTGAAATCATGTCGAATCCCGAACACCCGGAATACGAGGAAATGAAGGAATGGTCACTGTATTGGTCACCTGATCTTGAGGAATGGAAACAACGTCCAAGGTTAATACTCTTGTAA
- the acpS gene encoding holo-ACP synthase has protein sequence MIMGTGIDIVSVARIRKVMARFPERFRERVFTAKEMEYISTRKGDTIPLFAARYAAKEAVLKAIGCGIGPAALKEVEVVSRTGCPPRIKLHGNAGVIAKHRGIGEILVSLSHERDTACAQAMALSCAPVAHEGKLYCNNNGANQGTPEIME, from the coding sequence ATGATCATGGGTACGGGGATCGATATCGTCAGTGTTGCACGCATCAGAAAGGTCATGGCCCGCTTTCCGGAACGTTTCCGTGAACGTGTTTTCACTGCCAAAGAGATGGAATACATAAGCACGCGGAAAGGGGATACCATTCCCCTGTTTGCGGCCCGGTATGCCGCGAAGGAGGCGGTGCTAAAAGCCATTGGTTGCGGAATCGGCCCGGCTGCTCTCAAGGAGGTTGAGGTTGTTTCCCGGACGGGTTGCCCGCCCCGGATAAAACTCCATGGTAACGCCGGGGTGATCGCAAAACACCGGGGAATCGGGGAGATCCTGGTTTCTCTTTCCCACGAGCGCGACACCGCCTGTGCCCAGGCCATGGCCCTGTCCTGTGCCCCCGTGGCACATGAAGGGAAATTGTATTGTAACAACAACGGGGCAAATCAAGGTACTCCGGAAATAATGGAATAG